In the Arachis ipaensis cultivar K30076 chromosome B10, Araip1.1, whole genome shotgun sequence genome, one interval contains:
- the LOC107621345 gene encoding uncharacterized protein LOC107621345, producing the protein MAGSSQKGKTKLDVSVQHECPPNLLPREIWSSIAIMVASNSIQDQFNMKASCRLFASACNSDAVYRYSLVSMLPISCFLDYSGRPAMTFLRRCATTQNLAALLRVGMAHLFWCGHRRGGIQTLTVAAELGDVEACYISAMLLLSLGDKDEDEICHGFEFFGLVRESSAVESCREVFTQVFMGPWSEIPPAVPEEPVSCRSSSCRTRGTMEDASDLSSVSCVQCLAEYEVRKFLGTVYV; encoded by the coding sequence ATGGCCGGAAGTTCCCAGAAGGGCAAAACGAAACTGGACGTATCCGTTCAGCACGAATGTCCGCCGAATCTTCTTCCTCGCGAAATATGGTCGAGTATTGCCATAATGGTTGCATCGAATTCGATTCAGGATCAGTTCAACATGAAGGCGAGTTGCAGGTTATTTGCATCTGCATGCAATTCCGACGCCGTGTACAGGTATTCCTTGGTGTCGATGTTGCCGATTTCTTGCTTCTTGGACTACTCTGGGCGGCCTGCAATGACATTTCTGCGTCGATGCGCCACAACGCAAAATCTGGCCGCTTTGCTCCGCGTGGGGATGGCTCATTTATTCTGGTGTGGCCACCGCAGAGGTGGTATACAGACCCTGACCGTGGCAGCAGAGTTGGGCGATGTGGAGGCCTGCTACATCTCTGCGATGCTGCTACTATCGCTTGGTGACAAGGACGAGGATGAGATTTGCCATGGATTCGAATTTTTCGGTTTGGTCCGTGAGTCCAGCGCAGTCGAAAGCTGTAGAGAGGTCTTCACGCAGGTGTTCATGGGCCCGTGGTCGGAGATACCCCCGGCGGTCCCAGAAGAGCCCGTGTCATGCCGTTCCAGCAGTTGCCGTACCCGCGGAACCATGGAGGATGCGAGCGATTTGTCCAGTGTGTCGTGTGTGCAATGCCTGGCTGAATACGAGGTGCGAAAGTTCTTGGGGACTGTTTACGTTTAA